A window of Ignavibacteriales bacterium contains these coding sequences:
- a CDS encoding DNA-3-methyladenine glycosylase I, with protein sequence MKQRCGWSTNDPLYIKYHDEEWGVPVHDDRKLFEMLILEGAQAGLSWITILRKRENYRKAFNNFDAEKIAKYDSKKIKQLLQNEGIVRSRLKIAVTIQTAKCFLEIQKEFGSFDKYIWQFVNRKPIRNKWKSLKEIPAMTNESDAMSKDLKKLGFKFVGSTICYAFMQAVGMVNDHIENCYRYKQH encoded by the coding sequence ATGAAACAACGTTGCGGCTGGTCAACAAATGATCCGTTATATATAAAATATCATGACGAAGAATGGGGGGTACCGGTTCATGATGATAGAAAACTTTTTGAAATGTTAATTCTCGAAGGAGCGCAAGCAGGATTAAGCTGGATTACCATTCTCCGCAAACGGGAAAACTACCGCAAAGCATTTAATAATTTTGATGCGGAGAAAATTGCAAAATATGATTCAAAAAAAATTAAGCAACTTTTACAAAACGAAGGAATTGTACGTAGCAGATTAAAGATCGCAGTAACAATTCAAACCGCAAAATGTTTTCTTGAGATACAGAAAGAATTTGGATCGTTCGATAAATACATTTGGCAATTTGTAAACCGTAAACCAATTAGAAATAAATGGAAATCGCTCAAAGAGATTCCCGCTATGACAAATGAATCAGATGCGATGAGCAAAGATTTGAAGAAACTTGGATTCAAGTTTGTCGGTTCTACAATTTGTTATGCTTTTATGCAAGCTGTTGGAATGGTGAACGATCATATTGAAAATTGTTATCGTTACAAGCAGCATTAA
- the alaS gene encoding alanine--tRNA ligase, with amino-acid sequence MTSNEIRQQFLDFFKSKDHRIVPSAPVVPHGDPTLLFTNAGMNQFKDVFLGTGSREYKRAADTQKCIRVSGKHNDLEEVGHDTYHHTFFEMLGNWSFGDPPSKDGIGAGYYKKEAIGWAWELLTGVWKLPKERIWATVYRTDDETLKFWKSETDINPKHILKFDEKDNFWEMGEAGPCGPCSEIHINLSDDYENPKYVNAGLPECIEIWNLVFIQYNRDEKGTLHELPAKHVDTGMGFERVCAILQKKNSNYDTDVFTPIIKSVEKLSGVSYKKEEDMISMRVIADHIRTLTFAIADGLEYGIPDALPSNEGRGYVLRRLLRRAAVYAEKINLNEPFLFKLVNVVVQTFGHVFPEIKTNQSNIEKIIKAEEESFNITRDRGIEEYNQVASGSLCRAISEKTPYNAYAIYEFENMDWRIIIDKKDGVNVEKIFFNNINPETLKKYCLDNVVISGDDVFKLKDTYGFPEDLTNMMAREKGFSIDESRFTELIEEQRERARKSTKEKMKTLKMPLSWEIKTIDSTENKIIVPTIFTGYDELRTEAVVENVFPDGNNLLVTLDKTPFYVFGGGQVEDKGYLIVNDRKFYTAVMKNDKTIYHLLINEKKDIVLESGTKVIAEVDKNNRWDIMRNHSATHFLHKALRQILGQHVRQSGSYVGPDGFRFDFTHFEKIKESKLEEIEFLVNEKLRENLPLIHHRDIPFDEAIKMGALMFFGDKYGDKVNVVQFGDFTMEFCGGTHVKNSSQIGLFKIISESSIASGVRRIEAVTGAGVEKYIKEQQLRIENGELRINELHDEKKKLEKQLAEFQLKEKLGGINSIVSSPINVNGINLFKGKVSASNMDELKSMGDELREKMKSGIGVLISQIEDKVGIVAVVSDDLIKEKKILAGNIVKEVAKIVGGSGGGRPHLATAGGKDVEKIDDALQSLEAIVKGF; translated from the coding sequence ATGACATCGAACGAAATACGACAGCAATTTTTAGATTTTTTCAAAAGCAAAGATCATAGGATTGTACCGAGTGCGCCTGTTGTTCCGCATGGTGATCCAACTCTTCTTTTTACTAATGCGGGAATGAATCAATTTAAAGATGTATTTCTTGGAACCGGTTCGCGTGAATATAAACGCGCTGCCGATACACAAAAATGCATCCGCGTTTCCGGAAAACATAATGATCTTGAAGAAGTTGGTCACGATACTTACCACCACACATTTTTTGAAATGCTTGGCAACTGGAGCTTTGGCGACCCCCCTTCAAAAGACGGAATCGGGGCAGGCTATTATAAAAAAGAAGCGATTGGCTGGGCGTGGGAATTATTAACCGGAGTATGGAAACTTCCAAAAGAAAGAATTTGGGCTACTGTTTATCGGACGGATGATGAAACGTTAAAATTTTGGAAGAGTGAAACTGATATTAATCCGAAACACATTTTAAAGTTTGATGAGAAAGATAATTTTTGGGAGATGGGTGAAGCCGGTCCGTGCGGTCCATGTTCTGAAATTCACATCAACTTAAGCGATGATTATGAAAATCCGAAATATGTAAATGCCGGATTACCGGAGTGCATTGAAATCTGGAATTTGGTTTTCATTCAATACAACCGCGATGAAAAAGGAACACTTCATGAACTTCCGGCAAAACATGTTGATACCGGAATGGGATTTGAACGTGTCTGTGCGATTCTTCAGAAGAAAAATTCCAATTATGATACCGACGTTTTCACTCCAATTATAAAATCAGTTGAAAAACTTTCCGGTGTGAGTTATAAAAAAGAAGAAGATATGATTTCGATGCGCGTTATTGCAGATCATATCCGCACTCTAACTTTTGCAATTGCAGATGGTTTAGAATACGGAATTCCAGATGCTTTACCTAGTAACGAAGGACGTGGATATGTATTACGCAGATTATTACGCCGTGCTGCTGTATATGCGGAAAAGATTAATTTGAATGAACCCTTCCTATTTAAGCTAGTTAATGTTGTCGTTCAAACTTTTGGTCATGTCTTTCCAGAAATAAAAACGAATCAATCTAATATTGAAAAGATAATTAAAGCTGAAGAAGAAAGTTTCAATATAACACGCGATCGAGGAATTGAAGAGTATAATCAAGTTGCTTCTGGCTCATTGTGTAGAGCAATTTCAGAAAAAACTCCATACAATGCTTATGCAATATATGAATTTGAAAATATGGATTGGAGAATTATAATTGACAAGAAAGATGGTGTTAATGTTGAGAAAATATTTTTCAATAACATTAATCCGGAAACATTAAAAAAATATTGTTTAGATAATGTTGTTATTTCAGGCGATGACGTCTTTAAATTGAAAGATACTTATGGTTTTCCAGAAGACCTTACTAATATGATGGCACGCGAAAAAGGATTTTCAATTGACGAATCTCGCTTTACCGAATTGATAGAGGAACAAAGAGAACGCGCAAGAAAATCAACGAAAGAAAAAATGAAAACATTAAAAATGCCTCTTTCTTGGGAAATTAAAACTATTGATTCAACGGAAAATAAAATAATTGTTCCAACCATCTTCACAGGATATGATGAACTTAGAACAGAAGCGGTTGTTGAAAATGTTTTTCCAGATGGAAACAATTTACTTGTTACATTGGATAAAACACCTTTCTATGTTTTCGGTGGCGGACAGGTTGAAGATAAAGGATATTTAATTGTTAACGATAGAAAATTTTACACAGCTGTAATGAAAAACGATAAAACGATTTATCACCTACTCATTAACGAAAAGAAAGATATTGTTCTAGAAAGTGGAACGAAAGTGATAGCCGAAGTTGATAAAAATAATCGCTGGGACATAATGCGCAATCATTCGGCAACACATTTTCTGCACAAAGCATTAAGACAAATTCTCGGTCAGCACGTACGACAGTCTGGTTCATATGTTGGTCCAGACGGCTTCCGCTTCGACTTCACTCATTTCGAAAAAATAAAAGAATCAAAACTTGAAGAGATTGAATTTTTAGTAAATGAAAAGTTGAGAGAAAACTTACCTTTAATTCATCATCGCGACATACCTTTTGACGAAGCAATAAAAATGGGCGCGCTTATGTTCTTCGGTGATAAATACGGCGATAAAGTTAATGTAGTTCAGTTCGGCGACTTCACAATGGAATTCTGCGGCGGCACTCACGTAAAGAATAGTTCGCAAATTGGTTTGTTCAAGATAATAAGTGAATCCTCTATTGCAAGCGGTGTTAGAAGAATAGAAGCAGTAACAGGTGCGGGAGTTGAAAAATATATTAAGGAACAGCAATTGAGAATTGAGAATGGCGAATTGAGAATTAATGAATTGCATGATGAAAAGAAAAAATTAGAGAAACAGCTCGCTGAGTTTCAGCTTAAAGAAAAGCTTGGCGGAATTAATTCGATTGTTTCTTCTCCAATTAATGTGAACGGAATAAATTTATTTAAAGGAAAAGTCTCTGCATCTAATATGGATGAACTAAAATCTATGGGCGATGAACTCCGCGAAAAAATGAAAAGCGGTATTGGTGTGCTTATCTCTCAAATAGAAGATAAAGTAGGAATTGTTGCAGTTGTAAGCGATGATTTGATTAAGGAGAAAAAAATTCTTGCCGGAAATATTGTTAAAGAAGTCGCTAAAATTGTTGGCGGAAGCGGCGGCGGGCGTCCTCATCTTGCAACCGCCGGCGGAAAAGATGTTGAGAAAATTGATGATGCGCTACAATCGTTAGAAGCAATCGTTAAAGGTTTTTAA
- a CDS encoding ammonium transporter translates to MFDTGSTGFMLVASSLVMLMTPGLAFFYGGLVGRKNVLGIMIQSFVSLVWTTVLWFAFGYSLCFSGSEGGIIGNLNMAFLSGTNLNSIFTGNNQIPLYVFVAYQMMFAIITPALITGAFTNRVRFPAYFLFLTIWLVGVYFPLVHMIWGGGLLAQWGVLDFAGGIVVHASAGMAALASVFYVGKRNVFERGPHSIPLVALGTGLLWFGWYGFNAGSELKVDTITVTAFLNTDVAASFAGVTWLFLAWILEKKPKFIGLLTGSVAGLATITPAAGFITIGNAAIIGIVAGIVCYFAVALKNKLKWDDALDVWGVHGVGGTIGIIMLGLFASKAVNPMVHVDGLFIGGSAEFFMKQLISVIAVGIYCFLFTYIMLKIINYITPVKVTRAEEEAGLDSSLHGEIAYD, encoded by the coding sequence ATGTTCGATACTGGAAGTACTGGATTTATGCTTGTCGCATCAAGCTTAGTAATGCTTATGACACCGGGACTTGCATTTTTTTACGGCGGTCTAGTTGGAAGAAAAAATGTATTAGGAATAATGATTCAAAGTTTCGTCTCTTTAGTTTGGACAACCGTACTTTGGTTTGCGTTCGGGTACTCGCTTTGCTTCAGCGGCAGTGAAGGAGGAATCATTGGTAATCTTAACATGGCATTTTTATCGGGAACAAATCTGAATTCTATCTTCACCGGAAATAATCAAATTCCACTTTATGTATTTGTTGCTTATCAAATGATGTTCGCAATTATCACCCCCGCATTGATAACCGGTGCATTTACAAACAGAGTTCGCTTCCCTGCCTACTTTTTGTTTTTAACTATCTGGTTAGTGGGCGTTTATTTCCCGTTAGTTCATATGATTTGGGGCGGCGGTTTACTTGCTCAATGGGGCGTTCTTGATTTTGCAGGTGGGATTGTTGTTCATGCAAGTGCAGGAATGGCAGCGTTGGCATCAGTCTTCTATGTCGGTAAACGGAATGTTTTTGAGCGGGGTCCGCATAGCATTCCACTTGTTGCTCTAGGAACTGGTTTACTCTGGTTCGGTTGGTATGGATTCAATGCCGGAAGCGAATTAAAAGTTGACACAATCACTGTCACAGCTTTTCTTAATACAGATGTTGCGGCATCATTCGCCGGAGTTACTTGGTTGTTCCTTGCGTGGATACTTGAAAAGAAACCTAAATTTATTGGCCTGTTAACAGGTTCTGTTGCGGGACTTGCAACTATTACTCCAGCAGCGGGATTTATTACTATTGGCAATGCTGCAATTATTGGAATTGTTGCCGGAATAGTTTGCTACTTTGCCGTTGCATTAAAAAATAAACTCAAATGGGATGATGCGCTAGATGTTTGGGGAGTTCACGGAGTCGGCGGAACAATCGGTATTATTATGCTTGGTCTATTTGCTTCAAAAGCTGTAAATCCAATGGTTCATGTTGATGGATTATTTATTGGAGGTTCTGCTGAATTCTTTATGAAACAATTAATCTCAGTTATTGCAGTTGGCATTTATTGTTTCTTGTTCACTTATATAATGTTGAAGATAATCAATTATATAACACCTGTAAAAGTAACAAGAGCTGAAGAAGAAGCCGGTTTGGATAGTTCACTGCACGGCGAGATTGCTTACGACTAA
- a CDS encoding response regulator transcription factor produces MKRILVIENASEELKQIELLLPQTDFDIYFSHNKKDGLEIASRYLPDLILFFFSNGKNDLELIKKICNNEATANLPMIVISNNSSFEQQREVMELGADDYIPITLLEISLLNSVRKRFEKFTNVKIHLDKEIDTFDEFTSRSGNDDHVLVKIGNKLKLVKFSEMVCVTAMKEYSKIITKDGCKIIVRKSLRNWIKILPKNLFLQIHRATIINLDCIDKIVRTNERTYTVHLKNMEETFDFSHRYANIMRHTFPT; encoded by the coding sequence TTGAAAAGAATTTTGGTAATCGAGAATGCTAGCGAAGAACTAAAACAAATTGAATTGCTTCTTCCACAAACTGATTTTGATATTTATTTCTCCCACAATAAGAAAGATGGTTTAGAAATCGCCTCGCGATATTTACCAGACTTAATTCTTTTCTTTTTCTCTAACGGCAAGAACGATTTAGAGTTAATAAAAAAAATCTGCAATAACGAAGCTACAGCAAACTTACCTATGATCGTTATTTCAAACAATTCATCGTTTGAACAGCAAAGAGAAGTAATGGAATTAGGTGCCGACGATTATATTCCTATAACTTTACTCGAAATAAGTTTATTAAACTCTGTCCGAAAAAGATTTGAAAAGTTTACTAATGTAAAGATCCATTTGGACAAAGAGATTGATACTTTTGATGAATTTACTTCACGTTCGGGAAATGATGATCACGTTCTCGTTAAGATAGGTAACAAGTTGAAACTCGTAAAATTTTCCGAGATGGTTTGTGTTACTGCAATGAAAGAATACAGCAAAATTATTACAAAAGATGGTTGTAAAATTATTGTAAGAAAATCTTTGAGAAACTGGATAAAAATTTTACCTAAGAATTTATTCTTGCAGATTCACCGCGCTACAATTATTAATCTGGATTGTATAGATAAGATTGTGCGGACAAACGAAAGAACATATACGGTTCATCTAAAAAACATGGAAGAGACTTTTGATTTTAGCCATAGATATGCCAACATTATGCGGCATACTTTCCCGACTTAA